The Pelodiscus sinensis isolate JC-2024 chromosome 6, ASM4963464v1, whole genome shotgun sequence genome has a segment encoding these proteins:
- the ELL2 gene encoding RNA polymerase II elongation factor ELL2 isoform X1, with amino-acid sequence MAALREGGRYGVSCGRVTQDNITVLHVKLTETAFRALESYQGSKNLIASRPSIQFQGLQGLVKIPKADLPNEVHNFNFYLSNVGKDNPQGSFDCVQQTVSSSGASQLNCLGFIQDKITVCATNDSYQMTRERMTQAEEESRNRSTKVIKPGGPFVGKRVQIRKAPQSIPDAVPERKRSMPINPANTIRKTHVNNGVSQRPYRDRVIHLLALKTYKKPELLARLQRDGVNQKDKNSLAAILQQVANLNAKDNSYTLKEYVFKEIQKDWPGYNEIDRQSLELVLSRKLNSSQNATSTSHLESPLSSSKDAASASPSQKRLLDSDFIDPLMNKKPRISHLTNRVQPTLNGHLTASNERTAAAPPPPPPPAAAATPTPPTLPSTRLPISNPLQPVNSNSNSPSTPEGRGTQDLPVDSYSQNGSSIFEDQQEKYTSRTPSEMPAPTAVELTCPKSTDEIHSVLHKKSKKKSKKHKEKDQIKTHNMENMEEKEKDLKEEIVKQKTSSLDSSEGVKETCTDSTDPSSTSELPDYFVKYIAIVSYEQRQSYKDDFNAEYDEYRSLHARMENVTRRFMKLDAQRKRLSPGSKEYQVVHEEVLQEYRKIKESSPNYHEEKYRCEYLHNKLAHIKRLIGEFDQRQAESWH; translated from the exons CTTGTCAAAATTCCCAAAGCTGATCTCCCAAATGAAGTGCATAACTTTAACTTCTACTTGTCAAATGTTGGCAAAGATAATCCTCAGGGAAGCTTTGATTGTGTCCAGCAAACTGTTTCAAG TTCTGGAGCCTCGCAACTCAATTGTCTGGGATTTATACAGGATAAAATTACAGTATGTGCAACAAATGATTCttatcagatgacaagagaacgCATGACCCAGGCAGAAGAAGAATCTCGCAACCGCAGTACAAAGGTCATAAAACCTGGTGGGCCTTTTGTAG GTAAAAGAGTACAGATCCGGAAAGCACCACAGAGTATTCCAGATGCAGTGCCTGAAAGGAAAAGGTCAATGCCCATCAATCCTGCAAATACAATACGAAAGACCCACGTAAACAATGGTGTTTCACAGCGGCCATACAGGGACAGGGTGATTCACTTACTGGCACTGAAAACCTACAAGAAACCAGAGTTGCTTGCTCGCTTGCAAAGAGATGGTGTTAATCAAAAAGACAAGAACTCCCTTGCAGCTATCCTTCAGCAG GTAGCGAACTTGAATGCCAAGGACAACTCTTACACGCTGAAGGAATATGTATTTAAAGAGATCCAAAAAGACTGGCCTGGGTACAATGAGATAGACAGACAGTCATTGGAGTTAGTACTTTCTAG AAAGCTAAATTCATCTCAGAATGCCACCAGCACCAGTCATTTGGAATCTCCTCTAAGTTCTTCTAAAGATGCTGCATCTGCTTCTCCTTCCCAG AAACGGCTATTGGATTCAGATTTTATTGATCCTTTAATGAATAAAAAACCAAGAATATCTCACCTTACCAACAGAGTTCAACCAACATTAAATGGTCATTTGACTGCTTCCAATGAGAGAACTGCTGctgctccaccaccaccacctccccctgcagctgctgccactccaaCCCCTCCAACACTTCCTTCAACTCGCCTTCCTATTTCAAACCCTCTTCAGCCGGTAAACTCTAACTCCAATTCCCCTAGCACTCCTGAAGGCCGGGGAACTCAAGACCTGCCTGTTGATAGTTATAGTCAGAATGGCAGCAGCATCTTTGAGGACCAGCAAGAAAAATATACCTCTAGGACTCCTTCAGAAATGCCAGCACCCACTGCAGTTGAGTTAACGTGTCCAAAGTCAACAGATGAGATACATTCAGTATTGCACAAAAAATCCAAAAAGAAGTCAAAAAAACATAAGGAGAAGGACCAAATCAAAACACACAACATGGAGAAtatggaagagaaggaaaaagaccttAAAGAAGAAATTGTCAAGCAGAAAACGTCCAGTTTGGATTCAAGTGAAG GTGTTAAAGAGACTTGCACTGACTCTACAGATCCTTCATCAACAAGTGAACTACCAGACTACTTTGT AAAATATATAGCTATTGTCTCATATGAGCAACGCCAGAGTTACAAGGATGACTTCAATGCAGAGTATGATGAATACAGAAGCTTACATGCTAGGATGGAGAATGTCACTAGAAGATTTATGAAACTTGATGCTCAGCGTAAGCGCCTTTCTCCAGGATCTAAGGAGtatcag GTAGTTCATGAGGAAGTCCTACAGGAATATCGGAAGATCAAAGAG TCTAGTCCCAACTATCATGAGGAAAAGTACAGATGTGAATATCTCCATAACAAACTGGCTCATATTAAAAGACTAATAGGTGAATTTGACCAACGACAAGCAGAGTCATGGCACTAA
- the ELL2 gene encoding RNA polymerase II elongation factor ELL2 isoform X2 — MHLLKYLSCLFSEKYAWEHGLDYQEKALQLVKIPKADLPNEVHNFNFYLSNVGKDNPQGSFDCVQQTVSSSGASQLNCLGFIQDKITVCATNDSYQMTRERMTQAEEESRNRSTKVIKPGGPFVGKRVQIRKAPQSIPDAVPERKRSMPINPANTIRKTHVNNGVSQRPYRDRVIHLLALKTYKKPELLARLQRDGVNQKDKNSLAAILQQVANLNAKDNSYTLKEYVFKEIQKDWPGYNEIDRQSLELVLSRKLNSSQNATSTSHLESPLSSSKDAASASPSQKRLLDSDFIDPLMNKKPRISHLTNRVQPTLNGHLTASNERTAAAPPPPPPPAAAATPTPPTLPSTRLPISNPLQPVNSNSNSPSTPEGRGTQDLPVDSYSQNGSSIFEDQQEKYTSRTPSEMPAPTAVELTCPKSTDEIHSVLHKKSKKKSKKHKEKDQIKTHNMENMEEKEKDLKEEIVKQKTSSLDSSEGVKETCTDSTDPSSTSELPDYFVKYIAIVSYEQRQSYKDDFNAEYDEYRSLHARMENVTRRFMKLDAQRKRLSPGSKEYQVVHEEVLQEYRKIKESSPNYHEEKYRCEYLHNKLAHIKRLIGEFDQRQAESWH, encoded by the exons CTTGTCAAAATTCCCAAAGCTGATCTCCCAAATGAAGTGCATAACTTTAACTTCTACTTGTCAAATGTTGGCAAAGATAATCCTCAGGGAAGCTTTGATTGTGTCCAGCAAACTGTTTCAAG TTCTGGAGCCTCGCAACTCAATTGTCTGGGATTTATACAGGATAAAATTACAGTATGTGCAACAAATGATTCttatcagatgacaagagaacgCATGACCCAGGCAGAAGAAGAATCTCGCAACCGCAGTACAAAGGTCATAAAACCTGGTGGGCCTTTTGTAG GTAAAAGAGTACAGATCCGGAAAGCACCACAGAGTATTCCAGATGCAGTGCCTGAAAGGAAAAGGTCAATGCCCATCAATCCTGCAAATACAATACGAAAGACCCACGTAAACAATGGTGTTTCACAGCGGCCATACAGGGACAGGGTGATTCACTTACTGGCACTGAAAACCTACAAGAAACCAGAGTTGCTTGCTCGCTTGCAAAGAGATGGTGTTAATCAAAAAGACAAGAACTCCCTTGCAGCTATCCTTCAGCAG GTAGCGAACTTGAATGCCAAGGACAACTCTTACACGCTGAAGGAATATGTATTTAAAGAGATCCAAAAAGACTGGCCTGGGTACAATGAGATAGACAGACAGTCATTGGAGTTAGTACTTTCTAG AAAGCTAAATTCATCTCAGAATGCCACCAGCACCAGTCATTTGGAATCTCCTCTAAGTTCTTCTAAAGATGCTGCATCTGCTTCTCCTTCCCAG AAACGGCTATTGGATTCAGATTTTATTGATCCTTTAATGAATAAAAAACCAAGAATATCTCACCTTACCAACAGAGTTCAACCAACATTAAATGGTCATTTGACTGCTTCCAATGAGAGAACTGCTGctgctccaccaccaccacctccccctgcagctgctgccactccaaCCCCTCCAACACTTCCTTCAACTCGCCTTCCTATTTCAAACCCTCTTCAGCCGGTAAACTCTAACTCCAATTCCCCTAGCACTCCTGAAGGCCGGGGAACTCAAGACCTGCCTGTTGATAGTTATAGTCAGAATGGCAGCAGCATCTTTGAGGACCAGCAAGAAAAATATACCTCTAGGACTCCTTCAGAAATGCCAGCACCCACTGCAGTTGAGTTAACGTGTCCAAAGTCAACAGATGAGATACATTCAGTATTGCACAAAAAATCCAAAAAGAAGTCAAAAAAACATAAGGAGAAGGACCAAATCAAAACACACAACATGGAGAAtatggaagagaaggaaaaagaccttAAAGAAGAAATTGTCAAGCAGAAAACGTCCAGTTTGGATTCAAGTGAAG GTGTTAAAGAGACTTGCACTGACTCTACAGATCCTTCATCAACAAGTGAACTACCAGACTACTTTGT AAAATATATAGCTATTGTCTCATATGAGCAACGCCAGAGTTACAAGGATGACTTCAATGCAGAGTATGATGAATACAGAAGCTTACATGCTAGGATGGAGAATGTCACTAGAAGATTTATGAAACTTGATGCTCAGCGTAAGCGCCTTTCTCCAGGATCTAAGGAGtatcag GTAGTTCATGAGGAAGTCCTACAGGAATATCGGAAGATCAAAGAG TCTAGTCCCAACTATCATGAGGAAAAGTACAGATGTGAATATCTCCATAACAAACTGGCTCATATTAAAAGACTAATAGGTGAATTTGACCAACGACAAGCAGAGTCATGGCACTAA
- the ELL2 gene encoding RNA polymerase II elongation factor ELL2 isoform X3: MTRERMTQAEEESRNRSTKVIKPGGPFVGKRVQIRKAPQSIPDAVPERKRSMPINPANTIRKTHVNNGVSQRPYRDRVIHLLALKTYKKPELLARLQRDGVNQKDKNSLAAILQQVANLNAKDNSYTLKEYVFKEIQKDWPGYNEIDRQSLELVLSRKLNSSQNATSTSHLESPLSSSKDAASASPSQKRLLDSDFIDPLMNKKPRISHLTNRVQPTLNGHLTASNERTAAAPPPPPPPAAAATPTPPTLPSTRLPISNPLQPVNSNSNSPSTPEGRGTQDLPVDSYSQNGSSIFEDQQEKYTSRTPSEMPAPTAVELTCPKSTDEIHSVLHKKSKKKSKKHKEKDQIKTHNMENMEEKEKDLKEEIVKQKTSSLDSSEGVKETCTDSTDPSSTSELPDYFVKYIAIVSYEQRQSYKDDFNAEYDEYRSLHARMENVTRRFMKLDAQRKRLSPGSKEYQVVHEEVLQEYRKIKESSPNYHEEKYRCEYLHNKLAHIKRLIGEFDQRQAESWH, from the exons atgacaagagaacgCATGACCCAGGCAGAAGAAGAATCTCGCAACCGCAGTACAAAGGTCATAAAACCTGGTGGGCCTTTTGTAG GTAAAAGAGTACAGATCCGGAAAGCACCACAGAGTATTCCAGATGCAGTGCCTGAAAGGAAAAGGTCAATGCCCATCAATCCTGCAAATACAATACGAAAGACCCACGTAAACAATGGTGTTTCACAGCGGCCATACAGGGACAGGGTGATTCACTTACTGGCACTGAAAACCTACAAGAAACCAGAGTTGCTTGCTCGCTTGCAAAGAGATGGTGTTAATCAAAAAGACAAGAACTCCCTTGCAGCTATCCTTCAGCAG GTAGCGAACTTGAATGCCAAGGACAACTCTTACACGCTGAAGGAATATGTATTTAAAGAGATCCAAAAAGACTGGCCTGGGTACAATGAGATAGACAGACAGTCATTGGAGTTAGTACTTTCTAG AAAGCTAAATTCATCTCAGAATGCCACCAGCACCAGTCATTTGGAATCTCCTCTAAGTTCTTCTAAAGATGCTGCATCTGCTTCTCCTTCCCAG AAACGGCTATTGGATTCAGATTTTATTGATCCTTTAATGAATAAAAAACCAAGAATATCTCACCTTACCAACAGAGTTCAACCAACATTAAATGGTCATTTGACTGCTTCCAATGAGAGAACTGCTGctgctccaccaccaccacctccccctgcagctgctgccactccaaCCCCTCCAACACTTCCTTCAACTCGCCTTCCTATTTCAAACCCTCTTCAGCCGGTAAACTCTAACTCCAATTCCCCTAGCACTCCTGAAGGCCGGGGAACTCAAGACCTGCCTGTTGATAGTTATAGTCAGAATGGCAGCAGCATCTTTGAGGACCAGCAAGAAAAATATACCTCTAGGACTCCTTCAGAAATGCCAGCACCCACTGCAGTTGAGTTAACGTGTCCAAAGTCAACAGATGAGATACATTCAGTATTGCACAAAAAATCCAAAAAGAAGTCAAAAAAACATAAGGAGAAGGACCAAATCAAAACACACAACATGGAGAAtatggaagagaaggaaaaagaccttAAAGAAGAAATTGTCAAGCAGAAAACGTCCAGTTTGGATTCAAGTGAAG GTGTTAAAGAGACTTGCACTGACTCTACAGATCCTTCATCAACAAGTGAACTACCAGACTACTTTGT AAAATATATAGCTATTGTCTCATATGAGCAACGCCAGAGTTACAAGGATGACTTCAATGCAGAGTATGATGAATACAGAAGCTTACATGCTAGGATGGAGAATGTCACTAGAAGATTTATGAAACTTGATGCTCAGCGTAAGCGCCTTTCTCCAGGATCTAAGGAGtatcag GTAGTTCATGAGGAAGTCCTACAGGAATATCGGAAGATCAAAGAG TCTAGTCCCAACTATCATGAGGAAAAGTACAGATGTGAATATCTCCATAACAAACTGGCTCATATTAAAAGACTAATAGGTGAATTTGACCAACGACAAGCAGAGTCATGGCACTAA